A single Micromonospora luteifusca DNA region contains:
- a CDS encoding DUF885 domain-containing protein: MGRIDEIANRYVAEWAPLSPTGATYVGIAGHDDQLDDLSPEGYQARADLTRRTLAELEVTEPQTETERTAKEAMQERLGLDLARYDAGETTSEISVIESGLHEIRMVFDLMPTATSDEQANIAARLNGFAGALESYKTTLREALAAGKVSSKVQLVEVAKQCDIWVDPTGDNFFHGLVERLGAEGTLGAELRRGAAAATAATAEFGQFLRAELAPHGRDKQAAGRERYELASQYFLGAKVDLDETYAWGFAELARLEAEMRVVAGRIARSGATVDEAVAKLDADPARTIQGKEAFRDWMQALADKAIAELHGTHFDIPEQVRRIECCLAPTSDGAIYYTGPSEDFSRPGRMWWAVPQGVTDFSTWREVTTVYHEGVPGHHLQVAQTAVRADLLNRWQRLLCWVSGHGEGWALYSERLMDELGYLEDPGDKLGMLDGQAMRAARVIVDIGMHLELEIPKDNPFGFHPGERWTPELGWEFMRAHCRVPDENLRFELNRYLGWPGQAPSYKVGERIWLQARDDAKARKGADFDLREFHRQALDLGALGLDPLRKALARL; the protein is encoded by the coding sequence GTGGGACGAATCGATGAAATTGCCAACCGTTACGTGGCCGAGTGGGCGCCGTTGAGCCCCACTGGCGCGACCTACGTCGGCATCGCCGGCCATGACGACCAGCTCGACGACCTCTCGCCCGAGGGTTACCAGGCGCGCGCGGACCTCACCCGCCGGACGCTCGCCGAACTGGAGGTGACCGAGCCGCAGACCGAGACGGAACGGACCGCCAAGGAGGCCATGCAGGAACGGCTCGGCCTGGACCTGGCCCGGTACGACGCGGGCGAGACGACAAGCGAAATCAGCGTGATCGAGAGCGGGCTCCACGAGATCCGCATGGTGTTCGACCTGATGCCGACCGCGACCAGCGACGAGCAGGCCAATATCGCCGCCCGGCTCAACGGCTTCGCCGGCGCGCTGGAGAGCTACAAGACCACGCTGCGCGAGGCGCTCGCCGCCGGCAAGGTCAGCTCGAAGGTGCAGTTGGTCGAGGTGGCCAAGCAGTGCGACATCTGGGTCGACCCGACCGGGGACAACTTCTTCCACGGGCTGGTCGAGCGGCTCGGCGCAGAGGGCACGCTCGGCGCCGAGCTGCGTCGGGGTGCGGCCGCGGCGACCGCGGCCACCGCCGAGTTCGGCCAGTTCCTACGTGCCGAGCTGGCCCCGCACGGGCGGGACAAGCAGGCCGCCGGCCGGGAGCGCTACGAGCTCGCCTCGCAGTACTTCCTCGGCGCCAAGGTCGACCTGGACGAGACGTACGCCTGGGGGTTTGCGGAGCTGGCCCGCCTGGAGGCGGAGATGCGGGTCGTCGCAGGACGCATCGCCCGCTCCGGTGCCACCGTCGACGAGGCTGTCGCCAAGTTGGACGCCGACCCGGCCCGGACCATCCAGGGCAAGGAGGCGTTCCGGGACTGGATGCAGGCGCTCGCCGACAAGGCGATCGCCGAGCTGCACGGCACCCACTTCGACATCCCGGAGCAGGTCCGCCGCATCGAGTGCTGCCTCGCCCCGACCAGCGACGGTGCCATCTACTACACCGGGCCGAGTGAGGACTTCTCCCGCCCGGGCCGGATGTGGTGGGCGGTGCCGCAGGGCGTCACCGACTTCTCCACCTGGCGAGAGGTGACCACGGTCTACCACGAGGGCGTGCCGGGTCACCACCTCCAGGTGGCGCAGACCGCCGTCCGGGCCGACCTGCTCAACCGCTGGCAGCGGCTGCTCTGCTGGGTCTCCGGGCACGGCGAGGGCTGGGCGCTCTACTCGGAGCGGCTGATGGACGAGCTGGGATACCTGGAGGACCCGGGCGACAAGCTGGGCATGCTCGACGGCCAGGCGATGCGCGCAGCACGGGTGATCGTCGACATCGGCATGCACCTGGAGCTGGAGATCCCCAAGGACAACCCGTTCGGCTTCCACCCGGGCGAGCGGTGGACGCCCGAGCTGGGCTGGGAGTTCATGCGGGCGCACTGCCGGGTGCCGGACGAGAACCTGCGCTTCGAGCTGAACCGCTACCTGGGCTGGCCGGGACAGGCGCCGTCGTACAAGGTGGGTGAGCGGATCTGGCTCCAGGCCCGGGATGACGCCAAGGCCCGCAAGGGTGCCGATTTCGACCTGCGCGAGTTCCACCGGCAGGCGTTGGACCTGGGTGCTCTCGGTCTCGACCCGCTGCGGAAGGCACTGGCCCGGCTCTGA
- the nudC gene encoding NAD(+) diphosphatase has product MDTAERVLAYGGGWLDRAGPLRTDPTRLSALRTESSTVVLPLWRDRCLVDADGPVRLTAERASLILSAASETVFLGLDGDVAVFAADLSTLTEQAATEMAGAARSVDVRALVGRLEPGDAAVQAYARGLLHWHRQQRFCGTCGAPAVADGGGHVRTCAGGECGRLLFPRIEPAIIVLVEAPGPPGRCLLARHAGAPEDAYSTLAGFVEIGESLEDAVRREMAEEAGVTVTNVTYQGSQAWPFPAGLMVGFRATATSDEVRVDGDELLEARWFTRAELRDRVAAGRTLGRVDSIDHRLLEDWLATAP; this is encoded by the coding sequence GTGGACACTGCGGAGCGGGTGTTGGCGTACGGCGGCGGGTGGTTGGACCGGGCGGGCCCCCTGCGCACCGATCCGACCCGGTTGAGCGCGTTGCGCACCGAATCGTCCACCGTGGTGCTGCCGCTGTGGCGGGACCGCTGTCTCGTCGACGCGGACGGCCCGGTCCGGCTCACCGCGGAGCGCGCGTCTCTCATCTTGTCCGCTGCCAGCGAGACGGTCTTCCTGGGGCTCGACGGGGACGTTGCCGTGTTCGCCGCGGACCTGTCCACACTCACCGAGCAGGCCGCCACCGAAATGGCCGGCGCGGCGCGGTCCGTCGACGTACGGGCACTGGTCGGGCGGCTCGAACCGGGCGACGCGGCCGTCCAGGCGTACGCCAGGGGGTTGCTGCACTGGCACCGCCAGCAGCGATTCTGCGGAACGTGCGGTGCGCCGGCCGTCGCCGACGGCGGCGGGCACGTGCGGACCTGCGCCGGCGGGGAGTGCGGGCGTCTCCTGTTCCCTCGGATCGAACCGGCGATCATCGTGCTGGTCGAGGCCCCCGGCCCGCCGGGGCGCTGCCTGCTGGCCCGGCACGCGGGCGCACCCGAGGACGCCTACTCGACGCTGGCCGGCTTCGTCGAGATCGGTGAGAGTCTGGAGGACGCGGTCCGTCGGGAGATGGCCGAGGAGGCGGGTGTGACCGTCACCAACGTGACCTACCAGGGGTCGCAGGCCTGGCCGTTTCCCGCCGGCCTGATGGTGGGCTTCCGGGCCACCGCCACGTCCGACGAGGTACGTGTCGACGGGGACGAACTGCTGGAGGCGCGCTGGTTCACCCGGGCGGAGTTGCGGGACCGGGTGGCTGCCGGTCGCACGCTCGGGCGGGTGGACTCGATCGACCACCGCCTTCTGGAGGACTGGTTGGCCACGGCACCCTGA
- a CDS encoding DUF6114 domain-containing protein has translation MTTANPSHARPGGPAQAWRLFRRWQRSRPFWGGLLTALAGLEMFASTRVTLNGLSFHSGASGLLSLLIPVILVTCGLLLWFTPAQRLFYSVVAAVTAVYSLIGLNLGGFFVGLLLGIVGSALAFAWTPTRPAPPTTPRADVAPSLADTDAAETDAAETDAAETDVARADVAQADVGQADVTRVDVAPVDVTEANVEPANVEPADHLTGAQASDEGVPPAWPGRSADPRAFGIVLVVLGLAAAGLAFQPRPVQAASARPAAMACPTPSRSSSPSPSASAATPTPTPSPEQGGNVVTDILGGIGDLLAGGSGGETPTPSTSPTPTPTTRPGSTNCPPPTPGEPGATTPAKPGTTAPGEPGTTAPDKPATVEPGKPLPRIAADPGLPMVAQTPSKLTGSSVRMTELRFEGITELSTVKGDLKVLKFSMREAVTDDFLLRADGPEGRNQRYATNRLTVSGHVAFYATRFVGRLLGIKITLTPDLPLPYGIPITSPVPITFTDPVMDLAYVTSDTLTARPALALTLG, from the coding sequence GTGACAACCGCGAACCCGTCGCACGCCCGGCCCGGCGGCCCGGCTCAGGCGTGGCGGCTCTTCCGCCGCTGGCAGCGCAGCCGACCGTTCTGGGGCGGTCTGCTCACCGCTCTGGCCGGGCTGGAGATGTTCGCTTCCACCCGGGTGACCCTCAACGGCCTCAGCTTCCACAGTGGGGCGAGCGGCCTGCTCTCGCTGCTGATCCCGGTCATCCTGGTGACCTGTGGCCTGCTGCTCTGGTTCACTCCGGCACAGCGCCTGTTCTACTCGGTCGTCGCGGCGGTGACCGCGGTCTACTCGCTGATCGGGCTCAACCTCGGCGGCTTCTTCGTCGGTCTGCTGCTCGGCATCGTTGGCAGCGCCCTCGCCTTCGCCTGGACGCCGACCCGACCAGCACCTCCCACCACACCGCGGGCCGACGTCGCGCCGTCCCTGGCGGACACCGATGCTGCGGAGACCGATGCTGCGGAGACCGATGCCGCGGAGACCGACGTCGCGCGGGCCGACGTCGCGCAGGCCGACGTCGGGCAGGCCGATGTGACGCGGGTCGACGTTGCGCCGGTCGACGTCACGGAGGCCAACGTCGAGCCGGCCAACGTCGAGCCGGCCGATCACCTCACCGGGGCCCAGGCGTCCGACGAGGGCGTGCCGCCAGCGTGGCCGGGACGTTCCGCTGACCCGCGGGCCTTCGGCATCGTTCTCGTGGTGCTCGGTCTAGCCGCCGCTGGACTGGCCTTCCAACCCCGACCGGTGCAGGCCGCCTCGGCCCGGCCCGCCGCGATGGCCTGCCCTACCCCGTCCCGGTCCAGCAGTCCGTCGCCCAGCGCCAGCGCGGCCACGCCTACGCCGACCCCGAGCCCGGAGCAGGGCGGCAATGTGGTCACCGACATCCTGGGCGGAATCGGCGACCTGCTTGCTGGTGGATCCGGCGGGGAGACCCCGACACCATCAACGAGCCCAACCCCGACGCCGACGACCCGCCCCGGTTCCACCAACTGCCCGCCGCCTACCCCAGGCGAGCCGGGCGCGACGACCCCAGCCAAGCCGGGCACGACGGCGCCCGGCGAGCCGGGTACGACCGCCCCCGACAAGCCGGCCACGGTGGAACCGGGCAAACCGCTGCCGCGTATCGCCGCCGATCCGGGCCTGCCGATGGTGGCTCAGACGCCGTCCAAGCTCACCGGGTCGTCGGTCCGGATGACCGAGTTGCGGTTCGAGGGGATCACCGAGCTGAGCACCGTGAAGGGCGACCTCAAGGTGCTGAAGTTCAGCATGCGGGAGGCGGTGACCGACGACTTCCTGCTACGCGCCGACGGCCCCGAGGGGCGCAACCAGCGGTACGCGACCAACCGACTGACCGTTAGCGGGCACGTGGCCTTCTATGCCACCCGGTTCGTCGGCCGGCTGCTCGGCATCAAGATCACGCTAACTCCCGATCTGCCGCTGCCGTACGGCATTCCGATCACCTCGCCCGTTCCGATCACGTTCACCGACCCGGTCATGGATCTGGCGTACGTCACCAGTGACACGCTGACCGCCCGACCGGCGTTGGCGCTGACCCTCGGCTGA
- a CDS encoding acyl-CoA thioesterase, whose amino-acid sequence MTNAVADQPTVQFGHVEHVTVHFDDLDAMGILHNARYAVLLERALTPYWTERGLAYRGSATPPDLFHAVREFTITFRAPIATTGPVAVHFWLEHFGTSSAEYAFQFRSLDGDTVHAEGRRAIVRLDPATLRPTPWTEAARAVASTLLRPTA is encoded by the coding sequence ATGACCAACGCCGTCGCCGACCAGCCCACCGTCCAGTTCGGGCACGTCGAGCACGTCACGGTGCACTTCGACGACCTCGACGCGATGGGCATCCTGCACAACGCGCGGTACGCGGTGCTGCTGGAACGGGCCCTGACGCCGTACTGGACCGAGCGCGGGCTGGCCTACCGGGGCAGCGCCACCCCGCCTGACCTGTTCCACGCGGTCCGCGAGTTCACCATCACCTTCCGGGCGCCGATCGCCACCACCGGCCCGGTGGCGGTGCACTTCTGGCTCGAACACTTCGGCACCAGCAGCGCTGAGTACGCCTTCCAGTTCCGCTCCCTCGATGGCGACACGGTGCACGCCGAGGGACGGCGGGCGATCGTCCGCCTCGACCCGGCGACGCTGCGGCCCACGCCGTGGACGGAGGCTGCCCGGGCGGTGGCCAGCACCCTGCTCCGCCCCACCGCCTGA
- a CDS encoding TetR/AcrR family transcriptional regulator — protein MTVDGRLARGERTRNAALDAAVALATQAGLDGLSLAQLADTLGVSKSGLFAHWRSKEALQLAAIDRAVTLWQERIVAPAHLAPRGVRRLRALHDARLDFYATRVLPGGCFFANTQFEFNARPGPVRDRLAEAHSQWIAYLERLVQQAVDAGELTADLSVPQLAYEIDALGMAAAMNSRLLDPDATYRYARAGLLDRLRALCPRPTLLTEGPS, from the coding sequence ATGACCGTCGACGGACGCCTCGCCCGGGGCGAACGCACCCGGAACGCCGCGCTGGACGCGGCCGTTGCGCTCGCCACCCAGGCCGGCCTGGACGGGCTCAGCCTCGCCCAGCTCGCCGACACGCTCGGGGTGAGCAAGTCGGGCCTCTTCGCGCACTGGCGGTCGAAGGAGGCGCTACAGCTCGCCGCGATCGACCGTGCCGTGACGCTCTGGCAGGAGCGGATCGTCGCGCCGGCGCACCTCGCCCCGCGGGGCGTGCGGCGGCTCCGCGCCCTGCATGACGCGCGGCTCGACTTCTACGCCACCCGGGTGCTGCCCGGCGGCTGCTTCTTCGCCAACACCCAGTTCGAGTTCAACGCCCGCCCCGGCCCGGTACGAGACCGGCTCGCCGAGGCGCACAGCCAGTGGATTGCGTACCTCGAACGCCTCGTCCAGCAGGCGGTCGACGCCGGCGAACTCACCGCCGACCTGAGCGTCCCGCAGCTGGCGTACGAAATCGACGCGCTCGGGATGGCAGCCGCGATGAACTCCCGGCTGCTCGACCCGGACGCCACCTACCGGTACGCCCGCGCCGGCCTGTTGGACCGCCTGCGGGCGCTCTGCCCCCGACCGACCCTGTTAACGGAAGGCCCCTCATGA
- a CDS encoding PHP domain-containing protein, with the protein MTSARDPIADLRRIAFLLERANEATYRVRAFRSAAKALAGLPAEEVAERAGNGTLTKLAGVGDVTARCVAESLAGEEPVYLRRLVATEGSDLDAEATALRAALRGDCHTHSDWSDGGSPIEEMALAAVELGHEYMVLTDHSPRLTVARGLTAERLRRQLDHVAQVNAALPEGFRILTGIEVDILADGSLDQDDDLLARLDVVVGSVHSGLKDERSKMTRRMVTAVANPHLDILGHVTGRMVSSRPAGVTGPGDRGHRARTRAESDFDADAVFAACAEHDTAVEINSRPERQDPPKRLIRRALEAGCRFAIDTDAHAPGQLDWQRFGCERAARCGVPADRVINTWSAEQLVQWTRDRG; encoded by the coding sequence GTGACGAGCGCCCGGGATCCCATCGCCGACCTGCGCCGGATCGCGTTCCTGTTGGAACGGGCGAACGAGGCCACCTATCGGGTACGCGCGTTCCGGTCGGCGGCGAAGGCGTTGGCCGGCCTGCCGGCTGAGGAGGTGGCCGAGCGGGCCGGCAACGGCACGCTCACCAAGCTGGCCGGGGTCGGTGACGTCACGGCCCGCTGCGTGGCGGAGTCGCTGGCCGGTGAGGAGCCGGTCTACCTGCGCCGGCTGGTGGCGACCGAGGGCAGCGATCTGGACGCCGAGGCGACGGCGCTGCGCGCCGCCCTGCGGGGCGACTGCCACACCCACTCGGACTGGTCCGACGGTGGCTCGCCAATCGAGGAGATGGCGCTGGCGGCGGTGGAGTTGGGCCACGAGTACATGGTGCTGACCGACCACTCGCCCCGGCTGACGGTGGCCCGAGGACTGACCGCGGAACGCCTACGCCGGCAGCTCGACCATGTGGCGCAGGTCAACGCCGCCCTGCCGGAGGGTTTCCGGATCCTCACGGGGATCGAGGTGGACATCCTCGCCGACGGCTCGTTGGATCAGGACGATGACCTGCTGGCCCGGCTGGACGTGGTGGTCGGGTCGGTGCACAGCGGCCTGAAGGACGAGCGGTCGAAGATGACCCGACGGATGGTGACCGCGGTCGCCAATCCGCACCTGGACATCCTCGGCCACGTCACCGGCCGGATGGTGTCGTCCCGCCCGGCCGGGGTGACCGGTCCGGGTGACCGGGGGCACCGCGCCCGGACCCGGGCGGAGAGCGACTTCGACGCGGACGCTGTCTTCGCCGCCTGCGCCGAGCACGACACCGCCGTCGAGATCAACTCCCGGCCGGAGCGGCAGGATCCGCCGAAGCGCCTGATCCGCCGCGCACTGGAGGCCGGCTGCCGGTTCGCCATCGACACGGACGCGCACGCGCCCGGCCAACTCGACTGGCAGCGGTTCGGCTGCGAGCGGGCCGCACGCTGCGGCGTCCCCGCCGACCGGGTGATCAACACCTGGTCGGCGGAGCAACTGGTGCAATGGACGCGCGACCGGGGCTGA
- a CDS encoding tRNA adenosine deaminase-associated protein produces MSYFAAAVVRDDSGWTAAEVSLRGATDIDEVADRLRDVDQEADVSLLFVEADDAYLVVLRLDEGEDLRVFGSDSAYAEESQLGSLLVGDLKTSVTGLDGDEEPRAATTGDEESEQPVVDPEADPVGDADLLANLGISAQKLLTLCTHEGMLPADVTAEICQVLGCADEVEELREV; encoded by the coding sequence GTGTCGTACTTCGCTGCGGCCGTTGTGCGCGACGACAGTGGCTGGACCGCCGCCGAGGTCAGCCTGCGTGGCGCCACTGACATCGACGAGGTCGCGGACCGGCTGCGTGACGTCGACCAGGAGGCCGACGTGTCGCTGCTCTTCGTCGAGGCCGACGACGCCTATCTGGTGGTGCTGCGTCTCGACGAGGGCGAGGACCTGCGGGTGTTCGGTTCGGACTCCGCGTACGCCGAGGAGTCTCAGCTGGGTTCGCTGCTGGTCGGTGACCTGAAGACGTCGGTCACCGGGCTCGACGGCGACGAGGAGCCACGCGCGGCGACCACCGGTGACGAGGAGAGCGAGCAGCCCGTCGTCGACCCGGAAGCCGACCCGGTCGGCGACGCCGACCTGCTGGCCAACCTGGGCATCTCCGCGCAGAAGCTGCTGACCCTCTGCACGCACGAGGGGATGCTGCCGGCGGACGTCACCGCCGAGATCTGCCAGGTGCTCGGCTGTGCCGACGAGGTCGAGGAGTTGCGTGAGGTCTGA
- a CDS encoding DMT family transporter: protein MTADITPDKAPARAWLPGFLALAAIWGSSFLFIKIGVAELHPVQLTLYRVVAGALTLLVVLAVLRDRLPREPRVWAHLTVVAAFGVAVPFTLFGYGEQRVESMLAGIWNATTPLIVLPLAVLVFRTERLTVRRAVGLGLGFLGVLVVLGVWEGIGGAHFTGQLMCFGAAACYGVAIPYQKKFVAGSAYSGLSLSAAQLLLAAGQLAIVTPFVAGLPPLPTELSPGVVASVLTLGALGTGLAFVINMRNIRLAGASTASTVTYLIPIFAVLIGAVALDERLNWHQPVGALIVLLGVAVAQGLFGRRKVRPVVGVGAPTAPAAEPASR from the coding sequence GTGACTGCCGATATCACCCCTGACAAGGCACCGGCTCGCGCCTGGCTGCCGGGCTTCCTGGCCCTCGCCGCGATCTGGGGTTCCAGCTTCCTGTTCATCAAGATCGGGGTGGCCGAGTTGCACCCGGTCCAGCTCACCCTCTACCGGGTGGTCGCCGGCGCGCTCACCCTGCTGGTCGTCCTCGCCGTGCTACGCGACCGGCTGCCCCGCGAGCCCCGGGTCTGGGCGCACCTGACTGTCGTCGCCGCGTTCGGCGTGGCCGTTCCGTTCACCCTGTTCGGCTACGGCGAGCAGCGGGTCGAGTCGATGCTTGCTGGCATCTGGAACGCGACCACGCCTCTGATCGTGCTGCCGTTGGCGGTGCTGGTCTTCCGCACCGAGCGGTTGACCGTGCGCCGCGCGGTCGGGCTCGGGCTGGGCTTCCTCGGGGTGCTGGTCGTGTTGGGAGTCTGGGAGGGCATCGGCGGGGCGCACTTCACCGGGCAGTTGATGTGCTTCGGCGCGGCTGCCTGCTACGGCGTTGCCATTCCGTACCAGAAGAAATTCGTCGCCGGCAGCGCGTACTCCGGCCTGTCGCTCTCCGCCGCGCAACTGCTGCTCGCCGCCGGGCAGCTGGCCATCGTCACCCCGTTCGTCGCCGGCCTGCCGCCGCTGCCCACCGAGTTGTCGCCGGGGGTGGTGGCCAGCGTGCTGACCCTCGGCGCGCTCGGCACGGGGCTTGCCTTCGTCATCAACATGCGCAACATCCGGTTGGCTGGCGCGAGCACCGCGTCCACCGTCACGTACCTGATCCCGATCTTCGCGGTGCTGATCGGAGCCGTGGCGCTCGACGAGCGACTCAACTGGCACCAACCGGTCGGTGCGCTCATCGTGCTGCTGGGGGTCGCGGTCGCGCAGGGTCTGTTCGGCCGTCGGAAGGTCCGCCCGGTGGTCGGGGTCGGAGCCCCCACCGCACCCGCCGCCGAGCCCGCCAGCCGCTGA
- a CDS encoding nucleoside deaminase gives MRRALEVAVTGPPVDDTDATDVDDVPVGAVLYGPDGAELAIGRNERELTGDPTAHAEVLALRRGAERTGRWRLDGCTLVVTLEPCTMCAGALVLARVSTVVFGAWEPKTGAAGSLWDVLRDRRLNHRPEVYGGVLEAETAAVLRAFFR, from the coding sequence ATGCGCCGCGCGCTGGAGGTCGCCGTCACCGGCCCACCCGTCGACGACACGGACGCCACCGACGTCGACGACGTGCCGGTGGGTGCGGTTCTCTACGGGCCGGACGGCGCCGAGTTGGCCATCGGGCGCAACGAGCGGGAACTGACCGGTGACCCCACCGCTCACGCCGAGGTGCTGGCCCTGCGGCGGGGTGCCGAACGGACCGGCCGGTGGCGGCTCGACGGCTGCACCCTGGTGGTCACCCTCGAACCGTGCACCATGTGCGCGGGGGCCCTGGTGCTCGCCCGGGTCTCCACCGTCGTGTTCGGCGCGTGGGAGCCCAAGACCGGCGCGGCCGGATCGCTCTGGGACGTGCTGCGCGACCGCCGGCTCAACCACCGCCCCGAGGTCTACGGCGGGGTGCTGGAAGCAGAGACCGCAGCGGTTCTGCGCGCCTTCTTCCGCTGA
- a CDS encoding DUF6230 family protein, with the protein MQDRFDNQGRTRWWRFVAMMVPATAAAGAILFGMSTGAIASDITVSGQTFKIGADRLEGDGFKQYGGIVREKGKDGKSGQVHPVALSEIRSAELYSLCQSVRADLPGLPVVLTINAGEGKEPARAKDLLIAMDSLNGNATFTNIKIGRDATDLNATAQAGSFGQNSEHVTITNLQQVSRYTTAATFNLVGLRLKVNVGEDAKGKECF; encoded by the coding sequence GTGCAGGATCGGTTTGACAATCAGGGCCGTACCCGGTGGTGGCGGTTCGTCGCCATGATGGTGCCCGCCACAGCCGCCGCAGGCGCCATCCTGTTCGGAATGTCGACCGGCGCGATCGCGTCCGACATCACGGTCTCCGGGCAGACGTTCAAGATTGGAGCCGATCGCCTCGAGGGCGACGGCTTCAAGCAGTACGGCGGCATCGTCCGGGAGAAGGGCAAAGACGGAAAATCCGGGCAGGTCCACCCGGTCGCCCTCTCCGAGATCAGAAGCGCGGAGTTGTACAGCCTCTGCCAGTCCGTCCGCGCCGACCTGCCCGGCCTGCCGGTGGTGCTCACCATCAACGCCGGCGAGGGCAAGGAGCCCGCACGGGCCAAGGACCTGCTGATCGCAATGGACTCGTTGAACGGCAACGCGACCTTCACCAACATCAAGATCGGTCGGGACGCCACCGACCTGAACGCGACGGCGCAGGCCGGCTCGTTCGGGCAGAACTCCGAACACGTCACCATCACCAACCTGCAGCAGGTGTCCCGCTACACCACGGCAGCCACCTTCAACCTGGTCGGCCTTCGGCTGAAGGTCAACGTGGGTGAAGACGCCAAGGGCAAGGAGTGCTTCTGA
- a CDS encoding M23 family metallopeptidase — MPSPTISRRVRPAYPILLLLAPVLAAGCATTRPGVPADGTAPTAPAVWATADQPVSPSAAPPVVPARPAPSSARPSAPAPRAGLRHVFPVRADNVDYHPTHGAYPATDLFADCGESFVAVTDGKVLEVSRVDRYTKRGPQGPENGGLSVSLLGDDGVRYYGSHLSVVSSGVDAGVRVRAGQQLGKVGRTGNANNVCHVHFGISPPCPGKDGWWIRRGVLWPARYLDSWRSGGNREPATEVVAWQRKNGCPKAP; from the coding sequence ATGCCCTCGCCGACGATCAGCCGCCGGGTGCGTCCGGCGTACCCGATCCTGCTGCTGCTCGCCCCGGTCCTGGCCGCCGGCTGCGCGACCACCCGGCCTGGCGTGCCGGCCGACGGCACCGCACCGACGGCGCCGGCGGTCTGGGCGACCGCCGACCAGCCGGTGTCGCCGTCGGCCGCACCGCCGGTCGTCCCGGCCCGCCCCGCGCCGTCGTCGGCCAGACCGTCGGCGCCGGCACCCCGCGCCGGGCTGCGGCATGTCTTTCCGGTACGCGCCGACAACGTGGACTATCACCCCACGCACGGGGCATACCCGGCCACGGATCTTTTCGCCGATTGCGGTGAGTCGTTCGTCGCGGTGACCGACGGGAAGGTGCTGGAGGTGAGTCGCGTCGACAGGTACACGAAGCGTGGACCGCAGGGCCCGGAGAACGGCGGCCTGTCGGTCTCCCTGCTCGGCGACGACGGGGTGCGTTACTACGGCTCGCACCTGAGCGTCGTGTCCAGCGGTGTCGACGCCGGGGTCCGCGTCCGCGCCGGGCAGCAGCTCGGCAAGGTGGGACGCACCGGCAACGCCAACAACGTCTGCCATGTGCACTTCGGCATCTCGCCGCCGTGTCCGGGCAAGGACGGCTGGTGGATCCGACGCGGGGTGCTCTGGCCGGCGCGTTACCTGGATTCCTGGCGGAGTGGCGGCAATCGGGAACCGGCCACCGAGGTCGTCGCGTGGCAACGCAAAAACGGCTGCCCGAAGGCTCCCTGA